A window of Castanea sativa cultivar Marrone di Chiusa Pesio chromosome 1, ASM4071231v1 contains these coding sequences:
- the LOC142641097 gene encoding 1-aminocyclopropane-1-carboxylate oxidase 1, whose translation MEIPVIDFNELNDEKRSKTMELLHQACEKWGFFKIENHGIDKKLMEKVKHLVNSHYEENLKERFYESEIAKALENKGNNSDIDWESSFFIWHRPTSNIDEIANLSEDLRKAMDEYIAQLVKLAEKLSGLMCENLGLEKCCIMEAFSGSKGPSVGTKVAKYPQCPHPQQVRGLREHTDAGGIILLLQDDQVPGLEFFKDGEWVEIPPSKNNTIFVNTGDQVEVLSNGRYKSTLHRVMANDNGSRLSIATFYNPAGDAIISPAPKLLYPNHFSFQDYLKLYATTKFSDKGLRFESMKKMANGHYNGLT comes from the exons ATGGAGATCCCTGTGATAGATTTTAATGAGCTCAATGATGAGAAGAGGAGCAAAACAATGGAGCTTTTGCACCAAGCTTGTGAAAAATGGGGCTTCTTTAAA ATTGAGAACCATGGCATTGAcaaaaagttgatggaaaaggtGAAGCATTTGGTAAATAGTCACTATGAGGAAAACTTGAAGGAACGCTTCTATGAGTCTGAGATAGCCAAAGCCTTagaaaacaaaggaaacaaCTCTGATATAGACTGGGAAAGCAGCTTCTTCATTTGGCATCGCCCAACTTCTAACATTGATGAAATCGCAAACCTCTCCGAGGATCTTCG CAAAGCTATGGATGAGTACATAGCTCAACTGGTTAAACTAGCAGAAAAGCTGTCCGGGCTCATGTGCGAGAATCTTGGTTTGGAGAAGTGTTGTATCATGGAGGCATTCTCAGGGAGCAAAGGTCCTTCTGTAGGGACAAAAGTAGCAAAGTACCCTCAATGTCCTCATCCACAACAAGTAAGAGGACTTCGAGAGCACACTGATGCTGGAGGAATTATACTTTTACTCCAAGATGACCAAGTCCCAGGCCTTGAATTCTTCAAAGATGGAGAATGGGTAGAAATTCCACCATCCAAGAATAATACCATCTTTGTGAACACAGGTGACCAAGTGGAAGTGTTGAGTAATGGAAGGTATAAAAGTACTTTGCACCGTGTCATGGCTAACGATAATGGGAGCAGACTCTCTATTGCTACTTTTTACAATCCTGCTGGTGATGCCATTATCTCTCCAGCTCCCAAACTCTTATATCCAAATCATTTCAGTTTTCAAGATTACCTGAAGCTCTATGCCACCACAAAGTTTTCAGACAAGGGTCTCAGATTTGAATCCATGAAGAAAATGGCTAATGGTCACTATAATGGCCTTACCTAA
- the LOC142609912 gene encoding uncharacterized protein LOC142609912: MESWVPLFKIFLNSPTPETEASQWLQQSFNASSTTTPITTSSFLSLLSKPSDAIVIDDDDSSSPTPPRTKRVMFIETLPTTVQSRILSFLAYERQRFCKRDLSRLARNVLSGNQELDFWVKRAARNLLDVLSESNYEWISCLSLDSGEEGVDEEFESIPGWLKEAAVDANDVILPWLPILPDEFCSATPFGSCEVSVDSSKQDGEDGKEERNEVVAEMEIDCPANVPLDPGIHEKATCLKARIMNFEYSLKTVGLADEIRQLCLDKGRDSFVVLGLIEPWLADDETASVLISHLVNESEEELGWPSQVLCSVILPKLLLLEVPASRVLVAAIMEYCKLHPKAAVYALLFPLILRSEGINNPICDVITRITRECLHPAHVSAFCQKLLCGEKDERRLICLPCHQRLISGELVWTESLFNLFQMILNHNVHLTQDSVDHIVYQVQQLAENFSKSLKFGHFLLCLVTKCSPLLKSHKLSLIEAVENTSTLVTKSVLSKLSSL; this comes from the exons ATGGAGTCATGGGTTCCACTCTTCAAGATCTTCCTCAACTCCCCAACTCCCGAAACCGAAGCATCTCAATGGTTACAACAATCTTTCAATGCCTCATCAACCACAACCCCAATTACCACAAGCTCTTTCCTCTCCTTGCTCTCAAAGCCCAGCGACGCCATTGTCATCGACGACGATGACTCTTCGTCTCCCACGCCTCCTCGGACAAAGCG GGTCATGTTTATAGAGACTTTACCGACTACGGTGCAGTCTAGGATTCTCTCTTTTCTTGCTTATGAGCGTCAGAGGTTTTGCAAGAGGGACTTGTCGAGGCTGGCCCGGAATGTTTTGAGTGGGAATCAGGAGCTTGATTTTTGGGTCAAGAGGGCTGCCCGCAATCTGCTCGATGTATTGTCTGAGTCGAATTACGAGTGGATTTCCTGTTTGAGTTTGGATTCTGGGGAAGAAGGTGTGGATGAAGAGTTCGAATCAATACCGGGTTGGCTTAAGGAGGCGGCTGTGGATGCCAATGATGTGATTCTCCCTTGGCTTCCTATTTTGCCAGATGAATTTTGTTCAGCGACGCCTTTTGGTAGTTGTGAAGTTAGTGTAGATTCGTCAAAGCAAGATGGAGAGGATGGCAAAGAAGAGAGGAATGAAGTTGTGGCGGAAATGGAGATTGATTGTCCTGCAAATGTTCCTCTTGATCCTGGGATTCATGAGAAGGCTACTTGTTTGAAAGCTAGGATTATGAATTTTGAATATTCTTTGAAAACTGTGGGTTTAGCTGATGAAATTCGCCAACTTTGCCTGGACAAGGGCAGAGATTCTTTTGTGGTTTTGGGTCTCATTGAACCTTGGCTGGCAGATGATGAGACTGCTTCAGTTTTAATTTCACATCTTGTGAATGAAAGTGAAGAAGAGCTTGGTTGGCCGAGCCAGGTTCTATGCTCAGTAATCCTTCCCAAGTTGTTATTACTTGAAGTACCAGCTTCTCGTGTACTTGTGGCTGCAATAATGGAATATTGTAAGCTTCATCCGAAAGCAGCTGTTTATGCACTCTTGTTTCCGTTGATTCTCCGTAGCGAAGGCATCAATAATCCCATCTGTGATGTGATCACGAGGATCACAAGGGAATGTTTGCACCCTGCTCATGTTTCTGCTTTTTGCCAGAAGCTATTGTGTGGAGAAAAGGACGAGAGGAGGCTTATCTGTCTTCCCTGCCACCAACGTTTAATATCCGGTGAATTGGTATGGACAGAATCATTGTTTAACCTGTTCCAAATGATATTAAATCATAATGTTCATTTGACTCAAGATTCAGTTGATCATATTGTTTACCAGGTTCAGCAATTGGCTGAAAATTTTTCCAAATCTCTAAAATTTGGACACTTTTTGTTATGCTTAGTCACCAAATGTTCTCCATTATTGAAATCTCATAAGCTCTCACTGATCGAAGCTGTTGAGAACACCAGTACTCTTGTGACCAAATCTGTATTATCTAAATTGTCTAGCTTGTAG